A region from the Deinococcus seoulensis genome encodes:
- a CDS encoding Fic family protein, with product MNPRHPRKTEPQDTQLGLLVRYEDIEPHLIQGELRGREWIHQRALNPDTPPYLGDTDILDLHQAAFEHIYAWAGTTRRTEVGPGGTVHVRSFEVRARLRELQYDFAVWYDTLPDSWQLEEAAELMARTHHQFEFIHPFPDTNGRTGRLLDHYVLWVSLGAAGPSLEESPQIVHFPDETAVGDYFQALHEATNRRDYRLLTAYYLRRLEEAL from the coding sequence ATGAATCCCAGACACCCCCGCAAGACCGAACCGCAGGACACGCAACTGGGACTTCTGGTCCGTTACGAGGACATCGAACCCCACCTGATCCAGGGAGAACTGCGGGGCCGCGAGTGGATTCATCAGCGTGCCCTGAACCCGGACACGCCACCCTACCTGGGCGACACGGACATTCTGGACCTGCATCAGGCTGCCTTCGAACACATCTACGCCTGGGCAGGAACGACCCGCCGGACCGAAGTCGGACCGGGCGGCACCGTGCACGTCCGCTCGTTCGAGGTGCGCGCCAGACTCCGCGAACTTCAGTACGACTTTGCCGTGTGGTACGACACCCTGCCGGACTCCTGGCAGCTTGAAGAGGCCGCTGAACTGATGGCCCGCACCCACCATCAGTTCGAATTCATTCACCCGTTCCCCGACACGAACGGCCGCACGGGCCGCCTGCTGGATCATTACGTCCTGTGGGTGTCACTGGGCGCGGCCGGCCCGAGCCTGGAGGAAAGTCCCCAGATCGTGCACTTTCCGGATGAAACGGCTGTGGGCGACTACTTCCAGGCGCTGCACGAGGCCACCAACCGCCGGGATTACCGCCTGCTCACGGCGTACTACCTGCGGCGACTGGAAGAGGCCCTGTAG
- a CDS encoding acyl-CoA dehydrogenase C-terminal domain-containing protein encodes MPTYKAPLRDIKFLMNELLDAPAELAKIPYYTQNETADADLMSQVLDEAARFVESELVPLNAVGDKEGCVRHDNGDVTTPTGFKAAYDKYRAAGWTALDADPTYGGQGMPHLISNVLVEMLNSANVAWSMYPGLSHGAYSALHAVGSDTLKDLYLPKIVSGEWTGTMCLTEPHAGTDLGMIRTKATDNGDGSYAISGTKIFISAGEHDMADNIVHLVLARLEGSPEGTKGISLFLVPKFIPTADGKVGERNGVVCGSLEHKMGIHGNATAVLNFDQAQGWLVGEVNKGMSHMFIMMNAARLGTGLQGLGLGEVAYQNALAYAKDRTQMRHEPRVNPGEQADPIIVHPDVRRMLLTGKAYTEAGRAMAMWLALSIDQEHHHPDEAKRKEAADLVALLTPIAKAFMTDNGFNIAVQSQQVYGGHGFIQEWGMEQFVRDARIGQIYEGTNGIQALDLLGRKVLMDGGKKLQKLAGTLQEFVEENESDEHIGDYATQLGKAAQQLGSLTMVIGQKAMGEGGADEVNAAAVDYLRFFGHVVYGYLWARMAKIAHEQIEAGNDKDGFYTAKVQTAKFYFAKLFPEIKSLATTIKAGNETLAVDDRAVFGWEGALVHA; translated from the coding sequence ATGCCTACCTACAAAGCCCCCCTGCGCGACATCAAGTTCCTGATGAACGAACTGCTGGACGCCCCCGCAGAACTCGCCAAGATCCCCTACTACACCCAGAACGAAACCGCCGACGCCGACCTGATGAGCCAGGTGCTCGACGAGGCCGCCCGCTTCGTGGAAAGCGAACTGGTGCCCCTGAACGCCGTCGGCGACAAGGAAGGCTGCGTCCGCCACGACAACGGCGACGTGACCACCCCCACCGGCTTCAAGGCCGCGTACGACAAGTACCGCGCCGCCGGCTGGACCGCCCTCGACGCCGACCCCACCTACGGCGGCCAGGGCATGCCCCACCTGATCAGCAACGTGCTCGTCGAGATGCTCAACAGCGCCAACGTCGCCTGGAGCATGTACCCCGGCCTGAGCCACGGCGCGTACAGCGCCCTGCACGCCGTCGGCAGCGACACCCTGAAAGACCTGTACCTGCCCAAGATCGTCAGCGGCGAATGGACCGGCACCATGTGCCTCACCGAACCCCACGCCGGTACCGACCTCGGCATGATCCGCACCAAGGCCACCGACAACGGCGACGGCAGCTACGCCATCAGCGGCACCAAGATCTTCATCAGCGCCGGCGAGCACGACATGGCCGACAACATCGTCCACCTCGTCCTGGCCCGCCTGGAAGGCAGCCCCGAAGGCACCAAGGGCATCAGCCTGTTCCTGGTTCCCAAGTTCATCCCCACCGCTGACGGCAAGGTCGGCGAACGCAACGGCGTCGTCTGCGGCAGCCTGGAGCACAAGATGGGCATCCACGGCAACGCCACCGCCGTCCTGAACTTCGATCAGGCGCAGGGCTGGCTGGTCGGCGAGGTCAACAAGGGCATGAGCCACATGTTCATCATGATGAACGCCGCCCGCCTCGGCACCGGCCTCCAGGGCCTGGGCCTCGGTGAAGTCGCGTACCAGAACGCCCTGGCCTACGCCAAGGACCGCACCCAGATGCGCCACGAACCCCGCGTGAACCCCGGCGAGCAGGCCGACCCGATCATCGTGCACCCCGACGTGCGCCGCATGCTCCTGACCGGCAAGGCCTACACCGAAGCGGGCCGCGCCATGGCCATGTGGCTCGCCCTGAGCATCGATCAGGAACACCACCACCCCGACGAAGCCAAACGCAAGGAAGCCGCCGACCTCGTCGCCCTGCTGACCCCCATCGCCAAGGCCTTCATGACCGACAACGGCTTCAACATCGCCGTGCAGAGCCAGCAGGTGTACGGCGGCCACGGCTTCATCCAGGAATGGGGCATGGAGCAGTTCGTCCGTGACGCCCGCATCGGCCAGATCTACGAAGGTACCAACGGCATCCAGGCCCTCGACCTGCTGGGCCGTAAGGTCCTGATGGACGGCGGCAAGAAACTCCAGAAACTCGCCGGCACCCTCCAGGAATTCGTCGAGGAAAACGAAAGCGACGAGCACATCGGCGACTACGCCACGCAGCTCGGCAAGGCCGCCCAGCAGCTCGGCAGCCTGACCATGGTCATCGGCCAGAAAGCCATGGGCGAAGGCGGAGCCGACGAAGTGAACGCCGCCGCCGTCGACTACCTGCGCTTCTTCGGGCACGTCGTGTACGGCTACCTGTGGGCCCGCATGGCCAAGATCGCCCACGAGCAGATCGAAGCTGGGAACGACAAGGACGGCTTCTACACCGCCAAGGTCCAGACCGCCAAGTTCTACTTCGCCAAGCTGTTCCCCGAAATCAAGAGCCTCGCCACCACCATCAAGGCTGGCAACGAAACCCTCGCCGTGGACGACCGCGCCGTCTTCGGCTGGGAAGGCGCCCTCGTCCACGCCTGA
- a CDS encoding Crp/Fnr family transcriptional regulator, which yields MNYPSLVWHLKRTELFADLELAELERVAATTPYRSYQPGEVIYRMDDPADALYFVRSGLVKISKLFPNGKEAILGVIGQHDTFGELLLQPEERRPTQAEALERTTLIVLPRSELQKLLNSKPDLAMKLIRLMAARLFEAQAWTATVSAYSAPERVASLLYRLAREFGRPHAQGVELNLKLNQEDIARMVGATRETVSHSLGKLKQDGAIVRARTPIVVRMDALKRYIEQGN from the coding sequence ATGAACTACCCAAGTCTGGTCTGGCACCTCAAGCGAACGGAGCTCTTCGCCGACCTTGAGCTTGCCGAACTGGAGCGAGTGGCCGCCACCACCCCCTACCGGTCCTACCAGCCCGGCGAGGTCATCTACCGCATGGACGACCCCGCCGACGCGCTGTACTTCGTTCGCAGCGGCCTCGTCAAGATCAGCAAACTCTTCCCGAACGGCAAGGAAGCCATCCTGGGCGTCATCGGGCAGCACGACACCTTCGGGGAACTGCTGCTGCAACCCGAGGAACGCCGCCCCACCCAGGCCGAGGCGCTGGAACGCACCACCCTGATCGTCCTGCCACGCAGCGAACTGCAGAAACTGCTGAACAGCAAACCCGACCTCGCCATGAAACTGATCCGCCTGATGGCCGCCCGCCTGTTCGAGGCGCAGGCCTGGACCGCCACCGTCAGCGCCTACAGCGCCCCCGAACGCGTGGCGAGCCTGCTGTACCGCCTGGCGCGCGAGTTCGGGCGGCCGCACGCGCAGGGCGTGGAACTGAACCTGAAACTGAACCAGGAAGACATTGCCCGCATGGTCGGCGCGACCCGCGAGACGGTCAGCCACAGCCTGGGCAAACTGAAACAGGACGGCGCGATCGTCCGCGCCCGCACGCCCATCGTCGTGCGCATGGACGCCCTGAAACGCTACATCGAACAGGGCAACTGA
- a CDS encoding GNAT family N-acetyltransferase → MTRPPRPVIRAATPTDAPGIAAVHVQSWRETYAGLMPADFLDRMTDAEAQARREAFWAQNIKAGQDVVHVAEADGTVIAFASAGEARDHPGFDSELFTLYALRAAQGHGTGRALLHAVAAALRERGARSMALWVLDVNPTRDWYTRQGGAECGEKRDGDLRELRMGWSDLGRLR, encoded by the coding sequence ATGACCCGACCGCCACGGCCCGTCATCCGGGCAGCCACGCCCACCGACGCCCCCGGTATCGCTGCCGTTCACGTGCAGAGCTGGCGCGAGACGTACGCGGGCCTGATGCCCGCCGACTTTCTGGACCGCATGACGGACGCCGAGGCACAGGCGCGGCGCGAGGCGTTCTGGGCGCAGAACATCAAGGCCGGGCAGGACGTGGTGCACGTGGCCGAGGCGGACGGAACCGTGATCGCCTTCGCGTCGGCGGGAGAAGCGCGCGACCATCCGGGTTTCGACTCGGAACTGTTCACGCTGTACGCCCTGCGGGCCGCGCAGGGACACGGCACCGGCCGGGCACTCCTGCACGCCGTCGCGGCGGCCCTGCGTGAACGCGGCGCCCGCAGCATGGCCCTGTGGGTGCTGGACGTGAACCCCACCCGCGACTGGTACACCCGGCAGGGCGGCGCGGAATGCGGCGAGAAGCGTGACGGCGACCTGCGCGAACTCCGCATGGGCTGGTCAGACCTGGGCCGCCTGCGCTGA
- a CDS encoding tRNA-binding protein yields the protein MATPLKDTVTPADTLDRLDIRLGRVLSAEPAPGTPKPAYRLSVDFGRYGVRTSVGRFTGHTPEELIGMQVLGVLNFEARPVGDTVSDVLILGVQFTGAPSGDATPLTPAREAKLGSKVF from the coding sequence ATGGCCACCCCCCTCAAGGACACCGTCACGCCCGCCGACACCCTCGACCGCCTGGACATCCGCCTGGGCCGCGTCCTGAGTGCCGAACCCGCCCCCGGCACCCCCAAGCCCGCGTACCGCCTGAGCGTGGATTTCGGCCGGTACGGCGTGCGCACCAGCGTGGGCCGTTTCACCGGGCACACCCCCGAGGAACTGATCGGCATGCAGGTCCTCGGTGTCCTGAACTTCGAGGCGCGCCCTGTCGGGGATACCGTCTCGGATGTCCTGATTCTGGGCGTGCAGTTCACGGGCGCCCCCAGCGGCGACGCCACTCCCCTCACCCCCGCCCGCGAGGCGAAACTGGGCAGCAAGGTGTTCTGA
- a CDS encoding DUF2089 domain-containing protein, whose amino-acid sequence MRPLPLPFPDETEAPLVTELRFPTSGVTVRGTFELNEFAVLTPDNLEFLRLYIRVRGNLKEVERVLGVSYPTVRARFDTLLRAIGYEPELADPHAEVLSSLERGEITPEEAARKLRR is encoded by the coding sequence ATGCGCCCCCTGCCCCTGCCGTTCCCCGATGAAACCGAAGCGCCCCTGGTCACGGAACTGCGGTTCCCGACGAGTGGCGTGACGGTGCGCGGCACCTTCGAACTGAACGAGTTCGCGGTCCTGACGCCCGACAACCTGGAATTCCTGCGCCTGTACATCCGCGTGCGCGGCAACCTCAAGGAGGTCGAGCGGGTGCTGGGCGTCAGTTACCCCACCGTCCGCGCCCGTTTCGACACGCTGCTGCGCGCCATCGGGTACGAACCGGAACTGGCCGACCCGCACGCCGAGGTCCTGAGCAGCCTCGAACGCGGCGAGATCACGCCCGAGGAAGCCGCCCGCAAACTCCGCCGATAA
- a CDS encoding SHOCT-like domain-containing protein, translating to MKDKIRRILDLIRAGRLTLDDAAPLLAALHTRLALQTTDRELLAALLNREELTADQIAEQLMLLRGVPDAPNAAQSPRPPQSPRQPQPPYPPQPPQPPRRPQVVIGGQRVRGLEDLVERFADRFTGGIDEMVDRITQQAVPHDPVPPEPHMPRASARILRIEIESGDGDEYSANLPVSLAAHLPKLIPPHGVRALEAAGLSIEALQLIIEADPPPGPLIDSEDSSGNEIRISLK from the coding sequence ATGAAAGACAAGATCCGCCGCATCCTCGACCTGATCCGCGCCGGGCGCCTGACGCTGGACGACGCCGCGCCGCTGCTGGCCGCGCTGCACACCCGACTGGCCCTCCAGACCACCGACCGCGAACTGCTGGCCGCCCTGCTGAACCGCGAGGAACTGACCGCCGACCAGATCGCCGAACAGCTGATGCTGCTGCGCGGCGTGCCGGACGCCCCGAACGCCGCGCAGTCACCCCGGCCGCCCCAGTCACCCCGGCAGCCCCAGCCGCCCTACCCTCCGCAGCCGCCCCAGCCTCCGCGCCGCCCGCAGGTCGTGATCGGCGGTCAGCGCGTGCGCGGCCTGGAGGACCTCGTGGAACGCTTCGCGGACCGCTTCACCGGAGGCATCGACGAGATGGTGGACCGCATCACGCAGCAGGCCGTCCCGCACGACCCCGTGCCCCCCGAACCGCACATGCCCCGCGCCTCGGCCCGCATCCTGCGCATCGAGATCGAGAGCGGGGACGGCGACGAGTACAGCGCGAACCTGCCCGTCAGTCTGGCCGCGCACCTGCCCAAACTGATCCCGCCGCACGGCGTACGTGCGCTGGAAGCCGCTGGCCTGAGCATCGAGGCGCTGCAACTGATCATCGAGGCCGACCCGCCCCCCGGCCCACTCATCGACTCCGAGGACAGCAGCGGGAACGAGATCCGCATCAGTTTGAAGTGA
- a CDS encoding RNB domain-containing ribonuclease, translated as MSLPTAPDLSPAQRTEIELLARGKQAKSRAMRDLGLTETPETAHALLLRAGLWDERRTPYADRLGAATQPVTLSVPDFTDEPRLNLTHLDAYAIDDEGNRDPDDAVGIEVLGGGLTRLWIHVADVAALVPADSELDLEARARGATLYLPDQTIGMLPDELVEKTGLGLHPTTPALSISLDLDEDGNADAVDVQLTTVRVTRLTYTQAQAALDAAQEPFVTLARLARASRELRVQEGALSIDLPEVRVKAGPEGALVTPLPKPEMRAVVQECMTLAGWGAAIYADDHAIPLPFATQDPPQREVRGSGLSAEWARRRTLSRTRFQPAPGPHAGMGLDLYTQATSPMRRYLDLVVHQQLRAHLAGRDPLGGKEVAARVAQASLNADGTRQAERLSRRHHTLRFIAAQPDRVWNAVVVDRRGPQATLLIPDLAFDLPSSTPAPLNTELQVRLLDVNLSTLGVRASLV; from the coding sequence ATGAGCCTTCCCACCGCCCCCGACCTCAGCCCCGCGCAGCGCACGGAAATCGAACTGCTGGCACGCGGCAAGCAGGCCAAGAGCCGCGCCATGCGCGACCTGGGCCTCACGGAAACGCCGGAAACCGCGCACGCCCTGCTGCTGCGCGCCGGCCTGTGGGACGAGCGCCGCACCCCCTACGCCGACCGCCTGGGCGCCGCCACGCAGCCCGTCACCCTGAGCGTCCCGGACTTCACGGACGAACCCCGCCTGAACCTGACCCACCTGGACGCCTACGCCATCGACGACGAGGGCAACCGCGACCCGGACGACGCCGTGGGCATCGAGGTCCTGGGCGGCGGCCTGACCCGCCTGTGGATTCACGTGGCCGACGTGGCCGCCCTGGTGCCCGCAGACAGCGAACTGGACCTCGAAGCCCGCGCGCGCGGCGCGACCCTGTACCTGCCGGACCAGACCATCGGCATGCTGCCCGACGAACTGGTCGAGAAGACCGGCCTGGGCCTGCACCCCACCACGCCCGCCCTGAGCATCAGCCTGGACCTCGACGAGGACGGCAACGCCGACGCCGTGGACGTGCAACTCACGACCGTGCGCGTCACCCGCCTGACGTACACGCAGGCGCAGGCCGCGCTGGACGCCGCCCAGGAACCCTTCGTGACCCTGGCCCGACTGGCCCGCGCCAGCCGCGAACTGCGCGTGCAGGAGGGCGCCCTGAGCATCGACCTGCCCGAGGTCCGCGTGAAGGCCGGACCCGAAGGTGCCCTCGTGACCCCGCTGCCGAAACCCGAGATGCGCGCCGTGGTGCAGGAATGCATGACCCTGGCCGGGTGGGGCGCCGCCATCTACGCCGACGACCACGCCATCCCGCTGCCGTTCGCCACGCAGGACCCACCCCAGCGCGAGGTGCGAGGCAGCGGCCTGAGCGCCGAGTGGGCGCGGCGGCGCACGCTGTCCCGCACGCGCTTCCAGCCGGCGCCCGGCCCGCACGCCGGGATGGGCCTGGACCTGTACACCCAGGCGACCAGTCCCATGCGCCGCTACCTGGACCTCGTGGTGCACCAGCAGTTGCGCGCCCACCTGGCCGGACGCGACCCGCTGGGCGGGAAGGAGGTCGCCGCGCGCGTGGCGCAGGCGAGCCTGAACGCCGACGGCACCCGGCAGGCCGAACGCCTGAGCCGCCGCCACCACACCCTGCGCTTTATCGCCGCGCAACCTGACCGGGTGTGGAACGCCGTGGTCGTGGACCGGCGCGGCCCGCAGGCGACCCTGCTGATCCCGGACCTGGCGTTCGACCTACCCAGCAGCACGCCCGCCCCCCTGAACACCGAGTTGCAGGTGCGCCTGCTGGACGTGAACCTCAGCACGCTGGGCGTGCGGGCCAGCCTCGTCTGA
- a CDS encoding DMT family transporter: MTLPPARPAPAPVNVRTGLLLGVTSALTFSTLGVWGKLAGQVGLESFNALAWRFGMVALLLLPLSRGLSGADRLRMLGVGTVYAAATICYFGALGRVTAGATGLLLYLAPAFVILLAWLSGRTPRRTQLGAVSLGSVGLALVIGLPGPADRDPAGLLLGAGAGVLYAAYLLASERLLGGVPALASTAHMALVAALVFTALAAGGGTLGVPGTAAQWGVIAAMALLPTLIAVPALYGAVRHLGAARTSLLGTLEPLFTLMLAGAVLGERPGPGVVLGGALILAGAALAQWPARSRPGRAVSGRR, translated from the coding sequence GTGACGCTGCCGCCTGCCCGCCCCGCACCTGCCCCGGTGAACGTCCGCACGGGCCTGCTGCTGGGTGTGACCTCGGCCCTGACGTTCAGCACGCTGGGCGTCTGGGGCAAACTGGCGGGGCAGGTGGGCCTGGAGTCCTTCAACGCGCTGGCGTGGCGGTTCGGGATGGTGGCGCTGTTGCTGCTGCCCCTGTCGCGCGGGCTGAGCGGCGCGGACCGCCTGCGGATGCTGGGCGTGGGCACGGTGTACGCCGCCGCGACCATCTGTTACTTCGGGGCGCTGGGGCGCGTCACGGCGGGCGCGACGGGCCTGCTGCTGTACCTCGCACCGGCCTTCGTGATCCTGCTGGCGTGGCTCTCGGGGCGCACGCCGCGCCGCACGCAGCTGGGCGCCGTGTCGCTCGGTTCGGTCGGGCTGGCCCTGGTGATCGGGCTGCCCGGCCCCGCCGACCGCGACCCGGCGGGCCTGCTGCTGGGTGCGGGAGCGGGCGTGCTGTACGCCGCGTACCTGCTGGCCAGCGAGCGGCTGCTGGGTGGCGTGCCCGCGCTGGCGTCTACGGCGCACATGGCGCTCGTGGCGGCGCTGGTGTTCACGGCGCTCGCGGCGGGCGGCGGCACCCTGGGCGTGCCGGGCACGGCGGCGCAGTGGGGCGTGATTGCGGCCATGGCGCTGCTGCCCACGCTGATCGCCGTGCCTGCCCTGTACGGCGCGGTCCGGCACCTGGGGGCGGCGCGCACCAGTCTGCTGGGCACGCTGGAGCCGCTGTTCACGCTGATGCTGGCGGGCGCGGTGCTGGGCGAGCGGCCGGGACCGGGCGTGGTGCTGGGCGGCGCGCTGATCCTGGCGGGCGCGGCGCTGGCGCAGTGGCCTGCCCGGTCCCGGCCGGGGAGGGCCGTCAGCGGCCGTCGCTGA
- the priA gene encoding replication restart helicase PriA, producing the protein MTPPASPSPNPWQVAVNLPVPPYDFGAPHGFSGPVPLGCRVLVPWRGELVVGLVVGEGDPRAAHRLREAAHLLDDPAAPWVPPATVTGVQGWAHDARIPAGLIWGDLLGVGWTAAYAHMVRAVPGSDLSAFARRVPTDRWTDAGAFAPALLDAIREQGLLEERFTPQPRLISVVEARAPEHVPPASRTVTVLRAVTSAPTQTPTQPTTLTPRQAQAAAWLAEHGPCDTLSAWARGAGVSAGVVTAALNAGAAEYASTERPPPPAWEWLRDHGPADSYAAWAAGASAAGIPLSGTQAGTLALRGWADTIQVPAPPPALPEPAAATPDPDRPDRLPEAPVWRLHGGRPASRAAALAPRIGRLLRQGRGVLVLAPDAATLRRSWEHLSGLARTCGTHAAQISGQLSEAQREHTWQLVQGGHARLVIGSGHALTAPLHDPALIVVLEEASDAHKLLSGSRAFLPDVAARLATAHDAALALVGAAPAAESVPHPGAVLPPPRARVHVVDYAHPPEQPQIGPLSGAHLAPADMGYPISHDLARVLRQVQERGRQAALLAPRRGYSALLRCPTCEHTPQCRHCDVPLRFHQDTRQLTCHQCGYHQPVPDRCDECGDRMWKARGPGTEWITQEVRKLLPGFPVYRLDRDHQDDLTPLMRGESGVIVGTQLLLSHEAPPDLALIGVTLADTWLNVSDFRASERYHRLLRQLAEWHPTRAPMTVVQTFQADHPALKVMVEGRDTLAYPAAEERARAALNYPPHARLAQIEISARDQHRAQAAAQDLADALHGAGATPHEVLGPAPSPVARLRGVYPYHLFLRARNDARLGELLRILDTRTWKARVRVDVNPRGGL; encoded by the coding sequence GTGACGCCGCCCGCCTCCCCTTCCCCGAACCCGTGGCAGGTGGCCGTGAACCTGCCGGTGCCGCCGTACGATTTCGGCGCGCCGCACGGTTTTTCCGGGCCGGTTCCGCTGGGGTGCCGGGTGCTGGTGCCGTGGCGTGGGGAACTGGTCGTGGGCCTCGTGGTGGGCGAGGGGGACCCGCGCGCCGCCCACCGCCTGCGCGAGGCCGCGCACCTGCTCGACGACCCGGCCGCGCCGTGGGTGCCGCCCGCGACCGTGACGGGCGTGCAGGGCTGGGCGCACGACGCCCGCATTCCCGCCGGGCTGATCTGGGGCGACCTGCTGGGCGTCGGCTGGACGGCCGCGTACGCCCACATGGTCCGGGCCGTGCCGGGCAGCGACCTGAGTGCGTTCGCGCGCCGCGTGCCCACCGACCGCTGGACGGACGCCGGAGCCTTTGCGCCCGCCCTGCTGGACGCCATCCGCGAGCAGGGCCTGCTGGAGGAACGCTTCACGCCGCAACCCCGCCTGATCAGCGTGGTGGAGGCCCGCGCGCCCGAACACGTCCCGCCCGCCAGCCGCACCGTGACCGTCCTGCGCGCCGTCACGTCCGCCCCCACCCAGACGCCGACCCAGCCAACGACACTGACCCCCAGGCAGGCGCAGGCTGCCGCGTGGCTCGCGGAACACGGTCCCTGCGACACCCTGAGCGCCTGGGCACGGGGCGCCGGGGTCAGCGCCGGGGTCGTGACCGCCGCCCTGAACGCCGGGGCCGCCGAGTACGCCAGCACCGAACGGCCCCCGCCGCCCGCGTGGGAGTGGCTGCGCGACCACGGCCCGGCCGACAGTTACGCCGCCTGGGCCGCCGGGGCCAGCGCCGCCGGGATTCCCCTGAGCGGCACGCAGGCCGGAACGCTCGCCCTGCGCGGCTGGGCCGACACCATCCAGGTGCCCGCCCCTCCCCCTGCCCTGCCGGAACCCGCCGCCGCCACCCCCGACCCCGACCGGCCCGACCGGCTGCCCGAAGCGCCCGTCTGGAGACTGCACGGGGGCCGACCCGCTAGCCGCGCCGCCGCCCTGGCCCCCCGCATCGGCCGCCTGCTGCGCCAGGGCCGGGGCGTGCTGGTCCTCGCACCGGACGCCGCCACGCTGCGCCGCAGCTGGGAGCACCTGAGCGGCCTGGCCCGCACCTGCGGCACGCACGCCGCGCAGATCAGCGGCCAGCTCAGCGAGGCGCAGCGCGAGCACACCTGGCAGCTCGTGCAGGGCGGGCACGCGCGGCTGGTCATCGGCAGCGGGCACGCCCTGACCGCCCCCCTGCACGACCCCGCGCTGATCGTCGTGCTGGAGGAAGCCAGCGACGCCCACAAACTCCTGAGCGGCAGCCGCGCCTTCCTGCCCGACGTGGCCGCCCGCCTCGCCACCGCGCACGACGCCGCCCTCGCCCTCGTGGGAGCCGCGCCCGCCGCCGAGAGCGTCCCGCACCCCGGCGCGGTCCTCCCACCCCCCCGCGCCCGCGTGCACGTCGTGGACTACGCCCACCCGCCCGAACAACCCCAGATCGGACCGCTGTCCGGCGCGCACCTCGCGCCCGCCGACATGGGCTACCCCATCAGCCACGACCTCGCCCGCGTGCTGCGGCAGGTGCAGGAACGCGGACGGCAGGCCGCGCTGCTCGCCCCCCGACGCGGGTACAGCGCCCTGCTGCGCTGCCCCACCTGCGAACACACCCCCCAGTGCCGCCACTGCGACGTACCGCTGCGCTTTCATCAGGACACCCGGCAACTCACCTGCCACCAGTGCGGATACCACCAGCCCGTCCCGGACCGCTGCGACGAGTGCGGCGACCGCATGTGGAAAGCGCGCGGCCCCGGCACCGAATGGATCACCCAGGAAGTCCGCAAACTCCTGCCCGGCTTCCCCGTCTACCGCCTCGACCGCGACCACCAGGACGACCTGACGCCCCTGATGCGCGGCGAGAGCGGCGTGATCGTCGGCACGCAACTGCTGCTGTCGCACGAGGCGCCGCCCGACCTCGCCCTGATCGGCGTGACCCTGGCCGACACGTGGCTGAACGTCAGCGACTTCCGCGCCAGCGAACGCTACCACCGCCTGCTGCGACAACTTGCCGAATGGCACCCCACCCGCGCCCCCATGACCGTCGTGCAGACCTTCCAGGCGGACCACCCTGCCCTGAAAGTCATGGTCGAAGGTCGCGACACCCTCGCCTACCCCGCCGCCGAGGAACGCGCCCGCGCCGCCCTGAACTACCCCCCCCACGCCCGCCTCGCCCAGATCGAGATCAGCGCCCGCGACCAGCACAGAGCCCAGGCTGCCGCGCAGGACCTCGCCGACGCCCTCCACGGCGCCGGCGCCACCCCCCACGAAGTCCTCGGCCCCGCCCCCAGCCCCGTCGCCCGCCTGCGCGGCGTGTACCCCTACCACCTGTTCCTAAGAGCACGCAACGACGCACGGTTGGGCGAACTCCTGCGCATCCTCGACACCCGCACCTGGAAAGCCAGGGTCAGAGTGGACGTGAATCCACGGGGAGGGCTGTAA